GTCCCAGTATCTGCGGTAAATGTCTCTGATTGCCGGCATCTTGGCTGCCATATCATGCTCCATCATTTCGCGGTTAACTGCATAAGCATCGGGAGAAATCAGATGGTTCTTCGCATTTGATATCTGCCCCTGAACGGAACCGGGCTTGTATGCTTTCTCATTCAGCTGCATTTCCTTGATGATTGTCCGGATCAGACTTTTTGAATCGCTGGTGTCGTATATGGTAAAGCTGGACGTAAAACCAATAGCCTCTGCTTCTACTCTCAGTATGCGTGAGAAAACAGAGTGGAAAGTTCCCATCCACAGATAGCGTGCGCTTTGCTCGCCTACTTGTTTGGCTATACGTGCCTTCATTTCCCTTGCCGCTTTATTGGTAAAAGTAAGGGAAAGAATGGACCAGGGTTCATATCCTGACTCCAGCAAATAAGCTATTTTATAAGTCAGCACACGTGTTTTTCCCGATCCGGCACCGGCAATTACCAGTGAAGGACCTTCGTTATAAAGCACTGCAGCGCGCTGACTCTCGTTTAGTTCATCTATATAATTTGTCATTTCTTGAATATTCTTTCAAACTTAGTCTGCAAAGATAAATAAAGTTTGAGTGATATTGAACAAAAACATGTAACCTTATGTTATTCTATCATGAAGTTTAATTTAAACTCCAAAATATATGAAATCAATTTTATTATCTTTAATACTTACGACTATGACATACGAAATGCCAAAACTTCCATACGCAAATAAGGATTTGGAACCAGTAATCAGTGAACAAACAGTTAATTTCCATTATGGAAAACATCTTCAGACTTACGTAACTAACCTCAATAATCTTGTTCCCGGAACAGAATTTGAAGGAAAAAGTCTGGAAGTAATTGTAGCTACAGCTCCCGACGGCCCAATTTTTAATAATGCCGGTCAGGTTCTTAATCATACTCTTTATTTTTTGCAGTTTACCGGGAAACCAAATAAACATGAACCTTCCGGAAAACTTGCCGAAGCAATTAATAAAGAATGGGGATCCTTTGAGAATTTCAAAAAAGAGTTCTCAAACGCTTCTATTACTCTTTTTGGATCGGGCTGGGCCTGGTTATCTGTCGACAAAGACGGGAAGTTACATATTACCAAAGAAGCCAACGGAAGTAATCCTTTAAGAAATGGATTGAAACCAATCCTTGGATTCGATGTGTGGGAACATGCTTATTATCTTGATTATCAAAACAGACGTGCAGATCATATTGCAGCACTTTGGAGTATTATAGATTGGGATATTGTTGGTAAAAGGATAGAGTAGTTAGTTTTTTCAGGCTGAAAAGGCTGCAGATAATCATTTATCGGCAGCCTTTTTGGTTGTATAGGCTGTTCTGTTCGGGATATTTTTAAACTTCTTCGCTGGTTTTACTTATTAAACAGTTTTTGCTTTCAGGCCTTTAATCAATTTGCTGAAATCATTTTCCTTAGTTAATTACAATTTTGCTTCTTTACATTCATTTCCTGTTCATTCCATCCATTAACTAATTTAGAGGATTTTATGTTTTCTGTATATCTTTTTCGTGATGGTGGTGACAAACTTATGTGAAATACTTCTTTTATATGTCCTGGTATAAAGTTTGTCACCCCCACTACCAAAGAGTCTCAGAAGGAAGTACCTTGTTACCCCCTCAAAAACAACCTTATGTTTTTCTATTTTTTCAGGAGTCAGTGATTGAAATAGATTATCCACAATAACATTCTGATAATCTTTTATTTAAGTTCTTGTTTTATTTAATAGAACTTATTCAGAGGACAATATTATTTCTTGTTTAAGTCCAATTATTTTATTCACCAATGATTAAGATTTATTGGCCAATAGTTTGCTGATTAATGGCCTATAATTTCTAGCCATACGCCAATGGTTTTACTTGCTTGACCATCGTTTTGCTTTTCCCCTTTTTATAAATTAATCAGTGCAATAAACAAAAAGGAAGTAAACAAGGAATAGTTCTTCATCCTTTTTTGTACATTTGCATACATTTTACTACACTGTTTAGTAAAATAGATGTCTTGATTAATATAAAATGAAAATAAAATTTATAAGTTTAGCAAGTGGAAGCAGTGGAAACTGTTACTATCTAGGTACTGAAAAACACGGCATTTTAATTGACGCAGGTATAGGTATTCGTACTATTAAGAAAAGTCTTAAGGAAGTTAATCTGTCCTTAAGTGATGTTCGTGCTGTATTTGTAACTCACGACCATGCTGACCATATTAAAGCTGTGGGGCATTTAGGTGAGAAATATAATATCCCCGTATATTCTACACGAGAAATACACGAAGGAATAAATAAGAGCTACTGTATGACTGAAAAACTATCTACTTCGGTTCATTATATAAATAAAGATGAGCCAATGAAGTTAGATGAGTTTAATATCTCAGCGTTTGAAGTTCCTCATGACGGAACAGATAATGTGGGATATTGTATCGAGATTGGCGAGAAAACATTCTCTTTCCTTACCGACCTTGGCCATATAACAGAAACTGCAGCTCATTATATCTGCAAAGCCAATTATTTAATCCTGGAAGCAAACTATGATTTAGAGATGCTTCGCATGGGACCATACCCAAAATATTTAAAAGAACGTATTGCTGGTCCCAACGGACACATGAGTAATGCTGATACGGCCGATTTTCTTGCCGAGAATATCAATGAGAATCTAAAATACATCTGGCTTTGTCACCTCAGTAAGGATAATAATCATCCCGAACTGGCATATAAGACGGTAGAATGGAAATTAAAAAGCAAAGGGGTAATTGTTGGAAAAGATGTGCAACTCATTGCTTTAAAGCGAAGTAGCCCATCCGACTTTTATGAGTTTGAATAAAATGTAAAAAATAACCGATAAAAACAGTAATTTTATTTGGGAAAATGAAATAAAACGCCTACCTTTGCAACCGCAAAAAAGAAAGATATATGCGCTCTTAGCTCAGCTGGTAGAGCAATTGACTCTTAATCAATGGGTCCAGGGTTCGAGTCCCTGAGGGCGCACTTTCTTCGAGTTGTATATGCGCTCTTAGCTCAGCTGGTAGAGCAATTGACTCTTAATCAATGGGTCCAGGGTTCGAGTCCCTGAGGGCGCACAAAAAAAGCTTGTAAACAATGATTTGTTTGCAAGCTTTTTTGTTTGGAGCAAATGCCATAGAAAGTATTGATAATACAAAAAGTTTATGAGATTTTGTTATTATACAAAATATAACGTTGGGCATAAAAAAAGAGGATGTCTTTTCAGGAGGGCACTGAAAAAGTTGCCCTTTTGAATTTTTGAAAATCCTTTTATCTAAAAGGGAGCCCAAAATCTGCTAAAATAGATTTTGAGTTCCCTTCTTTTTTTTAAGCAATATTTATGAGCTATACAGGTTAATTGGGCTTGCAGTCTGGTTATATATCTTCCAATAACATTTGAAAGCACTTTCTTACATTAATTTGAGTATTCTTTTTATATTAGCAGCAAAGATTGTCATAGCCCCCTGCATTTCCATGCATGACAATCCATATGACAATGCCCTGCCATATCCATAGGAATGTTTAAGTTCTGAGTTTTTGGCCTCTATTTTGTAGCGTTCTCTGGCTTTCTTTTTAAATTCTTCAGTCTGTTGAAAATCAAGTTGTTCTTTTTGTTCGTCTGTTTTTATCGGAAGTGAATAAGTTTTTGACTTTGCTCCATCTTTATAACATCCTTCGCGTCTTGAGCACACCCTGCATTTCTGCACATCAAAATAATAGGTTGTGGTCTGATTCCATGCCCCATTCTTTTTGCCTTGAACCGCTTTACGGACTGCCATATGTCCTGCTGGACAGACAAACATTCCGGCATCCTTGTTAAAATCAAACTTGTCTTCATCCTTTCTGAACCCGTTTAGGGAAGGATTCAATTTAGATATCAATTCAAATCCTGTATCCTTTTCTTTAGAGCGCTTTAAATTGTTCTTACCAGAATAGGCGGTATCACCAATTACCGTCTCAACTACCATACCATTTTTACGGCTTTGTTCCACTAGATTCTCCAACTGTGCCCCATCCCCCTTCTCTCCAGAAGTTACAACCGCAGATGTAATAATGCGTTCATCGCTCATCGCAATGTGCGTTTTATATCCAAAGAAGGAAGTGTCTTCCGTCTTGTGACCGATACGCGCATCCTCGTCTTTTGAGGTCGTATAATGGTCCTCTATGTCTTCTTTAGTCTCTTTTAGCATGTTGAGACGTTCCTTTATTTTAGGTATATTGATTAGAATCTCTTCTCTTTCAATCCGGTCAATAAGTTGAACTGTATATTCCAGCTCATGTTTTAAATCGTCACCTTCATTTTTATCCGGAAGAGTACCTTTCAGACTGTCATCTGCTTCATAGAGAGCCTTGCGCAACTGTCTGGAACGCATTTTAAGTATCTCTATCGGTTTACAAGGATTGGAACGAGAAGCTGAGTGAGTGGAATCTACAATAATAGTCTTTGATTGTATGATACCCTTTTCAATGGCAATAGAGACAGTCTTGCCCACAAGCAAATCCAGCAGAGCCATATCTTTCAGACGTAGTTTGCGGAACTTGCATAAAGAACTAGGATTAATAACATCGTCTTCAGGGACCATCCCTAAAAAATACTTAAATGACATATCGTATCTGGAACGCTCCACAACGTCAACATCAGAAATGTCATAGATAGTCTTCAAAAGTAGATACTTGAACATGCGGATAGGGCTTTCTGCAGTACGACCATTGTCATGGCTATACTTATCTACAAGTTCTTTATGAACAAAACTAAAATCTATGAGGTCGTTAATTCTCCGAAGAAGATTGTTCTTGGGAATAATCAGATTATACAAATCTGAATAACTGCTGAACGGGATAGTCTCTTGTTGGGGTAGCATAATTACTTCTATTATGCAATGAAGTTATAAAAAAAATCTGCACATATCCAAAATAATTATTGGATATATGCAGATTTTAATACTTTAAAAAAAGGAGCTTAAAGGCACTTTTTCAGTGCCCTCCTTTTCAGGCATCCTCTTTTTATGATTATAAATGTTTTCTTACCAGAAATATGCATAGAATGCAATACAGATACAAACAACCACAATTGATGTGATAATATCTGCTGTGCTCCAGCTTGCACGTGTTTCTGCTAACTGAGCTTTATCTTGAGTGAAGTATGTGATACCTTTTAATTGCTCTTCTGTTGCTTTTGGAGTAAAGTAACTTATAACGAACATTACAGCCATAGTGAATAAGAACAGGAATATACAGAAGTATAACCAGTTGATAGCAATTATGCCTCCAAGGAAGCTATCTGGTGCAATGTCCTTGTGGAATACTAAAAGAGTTAAACGTAACATACCTACAATGAAACCGATAAGTAATCCCCACTCTCCTGCTTTAGGAGTAATTCTCTTGTTGAATACACCAAGAACGAATACAGCTGCAATAGCTGGAGCGATAAGAGATTGAACATTCTGTAGATATTCATAAAGTACGTTACCAATACCTCTCATGATAGGAATCCAGATCAAACCAAGGAATACAACAGTGATTGTTGCCATACGTCCTACCCATACAAGACGTTTTTCACTTGCTTTAGGATGCTTGATTTTATAGAAGTCAATAGTGAAAAGTGTAGCAGATGAATTGAAGTGAGCAGCCAAAGAAGTTACAAGAGCTGCAATAAAACCTACAGTTACAAGACCTTTAATACCCATTGGTAATAAGTTGATTACCATGCTACCGAAGGCTTTATCATTTGAATCAAAGTTGAATCCGTCTACTCCTTTAGCTTTTAAAGCAGCAGCAATCATACCAGGGATAAGGAACATAAATACTGGAAGAATCTTAAGAAAACCAGCAAAGATTGTACCTCTACGAGCATTCTTTAAGTCTTTTGCAGCAAGAACTCGCTGTACAATGTGCTGGTCTGTACACCAGTACCAGAATCCGATAATCGCAGCACCGAAAATTACTCCTACACCAGGGAATTTAGAATATAATGGATCTGATGGATCTGCGTGAATCAAGTGACGGTTTTCACCAATATATTGCAGTGTTGATTGCCATCCTTCTAATATACCACCTCCACCAATTTTGAGAAGACCTAATACAAGGATTGTTAAAGAACCAACAATCAGAATTGGAGTTTGTACAACTGAAATAACCATGATACCTTTCATACCAGCAAGTACACTGAAGATACCGGTAAGAAGAACAAGGCCAATTGCACCATACCAGAAGTCAATACCAAGAATAGTCTCAAGGAAGATACCTCCGGTAAATGCTGTTACTGATACTTTTGTAAGTACGTAACTGATAAGAGTGATGATTGATAAAGTTGAACTTGCGTTTTGATTAAAACGTCTTGATAAGAATTCAGGCATTGTAAATACCTTGCTGTGTGCATAAAAAGGTACGAATACCCAACCAAGGATAAGAATCATCCAGCCTTGCATTTCCCAGTGTGCCATAGCCATGCCGCTTTCTGCACCTGCACCTGCCAGACCTACTAAGTGTTCCGAACCAATGTTTGCCGCGAAAATAGCAGCACCGACAGTAATCCAGGTTTCGCTACGTCCTGAAAGGAAGAAATCGCTTGTGTTGCCTGTTTTGTTCCTCATAACCCAATAAACAATTCCAATAAGGGTTAGAAGGAATACTCCAATAATAATCCAATCTAATAATTCCATAATGTTGTTACATGTTAAAAAAGTAAATATTACAATATATAAAATTCATTTCTATTAAAAGCTTTTTGATTCTTTGTTTTAATATCAATTATAAGTAATATATAATAAGGTTAGATTAAAAGAAGTATGCTATCTTCAGTCAATTGTATTATTCTAAGGCCTCAAAAATATCAGTTATTTATCAATATCAGTTCTTTGGGACAAAAATAATAATTAGTGTAAACAATACACTTATTTTTTTGCATGTTATATAACATACTTCATAGATTATACTTAAAAAACAGTAAAGAGCGCATAGAATAATGAATTGATAAAATTGTTTTTTCTTGTTTTATAAAAAAATAGTAACGACTTTTGGGAAATTTTAATTGATATAGTTTAAAAATATATTTTTTTATGAAAACCAGTAAATCAATATTTAGTGCTCCTAATGGGAAATCGTATTTAATTCCTTTTATTCTTGTGACCAGTCTGTTTTTATTATGGGGATTTGCCCACGGCTTGCTCGATGTATTGAATAAGCATTTTCAGGGAACCTTTCATATGACTAAAGCAGAATCAGGATTGGTACAATTCTCTACTTACATTGCTTATTTTGTTATGGCAATTCCTGCCGGAATGTTTATGAAGAAATATGGCTATAAATGGGGCATTATTCTTGGATTGTTTCTTTTTGCTCTTGGTGCGTTTGCATTTATACCAGCTGCTTTTGTTAATTCAGCTATACCATTTTTAATTGCTCTTTTTGTGATTGCTTGCGGACTTTGTATTCTGGAAACTGCTGCTAATCCCTACTCTACTGTGTTGGGACCACAGGAATCGGCTGCACAGAGATTAAATTTGTCTCAGTCCTTTAATGGCTTAGGATGGGTACTAGGTCCGTTAGTAGGTGGAGCATTGATTTTTGGAGCAGATGAAAAAGATAAATTTGCACCTACTTTACCATATATTTTAGTAGGATCAGTTGTTGTGGTTGTTGCTATT
This genomic interval from uncultured Bacteroides sp. contains the following:
- a CDS encoding IS1182 family transposase, which translates into the protein MLPQQETIPFSSYSDLYNLIIPKNNLLRRINDLIDFSFVHKELVDKYSHDNGRTAESPIRMFKYLLLKTIYDISDVDVVERSRYDMSFKYFLGMVPEDDVINPSSLCKFRKLRLKDMALLDLLVGKTVSIAIEKGIIQSKTIIVDSTHSASRSNPCKPIEILKMRSRQLRKALYEADDSLKGTLPDKNEGDDLKHELEYTVQLIDRIEREEILINIPKIKERLNMLKETKEDIEDHYTTSKDEDARIGHKTEDTSFFGYKTHIAMSDERIITSAVVTSGEKGDGAQLENLVEQSRKNGMVVETVIGDTAYSGKNNLKRSKEKDTGFELISKLNPSLNGFRKDEDKFDFNKDAGMFVCPAGHMAVRKAVQGKKNGAWNQTTTYYFDVQKCRVCSRREGCYKDGAKSKTYSLPIKTDEQKEQLDFQQTEEFKKKARERYKIEAKNSELKHSYGYGRALSYGLSCMEMQGAMTIFAANIKRILKLM
- a CDS encoding sodium:solute symporter yields the protein MELLDWIIIGVFLLTLIGIVYWVMRNKTGNTSDFFLSGRSETWITVGAAIFAANIGSEHLVGLAGAGAESGMAMAHWEMQGWMILILGWVFVPFYAHSKVFTMPEFLSRRFNQNASSTLSIITLISYVLTKVSVTAFTGGIFLETILGIDFWYGAIGLVLLTGIFSVLAGMKGIMVISVVQTPILIVGSLTILVLGLLKIGGGGILEGWQSTLQYIGENRHLIHADPSDPLYSKFPGVGVIFGAAIIGFWYWCTDQHIVQRVLAAKDLKNARRGTIFAGFLKILPVFMFLIPGMIAAALKAKGVDGFNFDSNDKAFGSMVINLLPMGIKGLVTVGFIAALVTSLAAHFNSSATLFTIDFYKIKHPKASEKRLVWVGRMATITVVFLGLIWIPIMRGIGNVLYEYLQNVQSLIAPAIAAVFVLGVFNKRITPKAGEWGLLIGFIVGMLRLTLLVFHKDIAPDSFLGGIIAINWLYFCIFLFLFTMAVMFVISYFTPKATEEQLKGITYFTQDKAQLAETRASWSTADIITSIVVVCICIAFYAYFW
- a CDS encoding MBL fold metallo-hydrolase; this encodes MKIKFISLASGSSGNCYYLGTEKHGILIDAGIGIRTIKKSLKEVNLSLSDVRAVFVTHDHADHIKAVGHLGEKYNIPVYSTREIHEGINKSYCMTEKLSTSVHYINKDEPMKLDEFNISAFEVPHDGTDNVGYCIEIGEKTFSFLTDLGHITETAAHYICKANYLILEANYDLEMLRMGPYPKYLKERIAGPNGHMSNADTADFLAENINENLKYIWLCHLSKDNNHPELAYKTVEWKLKSKGVIVGKDVQLIALKRSSPSDFYEFE
- a CDS encoding superoxide dismutase, whose product is MKSILLSLILTTMTYEMPKLPYANKDLEPVISEQTVNFHYGKHLQTYVTNLNNLVPGTEFEGKSLEVIVATAPDGPIFNNAGQVLNHTLYFLQFTGKPNKHEPSGKLAEAINKEWGSFENFKKEFSNASITLFGSGWAWLSVDKDGKLHITKEANGSNPLRNGLKPILGFDVWEHAYYLDYQNRRADHIAALWSIIDWDIVGKRIE